One window from the genome of Luteithermobacter gelatinilyticus encodes:
- a CDS encoding TIGR04282 family arsenosugar biosynthesis glycosyltransferase, whose protein sequence is MRRQNHLVIFLKAPRVGQVKTRLARDLGPVRAWMMYRRLCGTLIRRLGCSAVWRTWLYVSPDIYAKKGGFWPLNLPRHPQGRGDLGGRMQRAFDGLPPGPVVIVGGDIPDICRADIRAAFDRLCTHDMVFGPAEDGGYWLVGMRRAPRILRPFTGVRWSTAQALRDTLANLPAERQIAFLRTLNDIDESRDLRRREWPLTW, encoded by the coding sequence ATGAGGCGACAGAATCATCTGGTGATTTTCCTCAAGGCCCCGCGCGTGGGGCAGGTGAAAACCCGGCTGGCCCGTGACCTGGGGCCGGTACGGGCCTGGATGATGTATCGCCGCCTGTGCGGGACCTTGATCCGGCGGCTGGGCTGTAGCGCGGTCTGGCGGACCTGGCTGTATGTCAGCCCGGACATTTATGCGAAAAAGGGCGGTTTCTGGCCTCTCAACCTGCCGCGCCATCCCCAGGGACGGGGGGATCTGGGGGGCAGGATGCAACGGGCTTTCGATGGTTTGCCGCCCGGTCCCGTGGTAATTGTGGGCGGTGATATTCCCGACATTTGCCGGGCTGATATTCGGGCGGCTTTTGACAGGCTTTGCACTCACGATATGGTATTTGGCCCGGCCGAGGATGGCGGATATTGGCTGGTGGGTATGCGTCGTGCGCCCCGGATTTTGCGCCCGTTCACGGGCGTGCGCTGGTCAACGGCCCAGGCGCTGCGCGATACGCTGGCCAACCTGCCCGCGGAGCGACAAATTGCTTTCCTGCGGACCTTGAACGATATTGACGAGAGCCGCGATCTGCGCCGCCGGGAATGGCCGCTGACCTGGTAA
- a CDS encoding lytic transglycosylase domain-containing protein, giving the protein MIRKYRILIHSLCPLLALCPLLVLPGLFSSFGFAADDQQATIPLVQDDKHQVLTGEPQTERDWSVHHDTSPVSSLETAPAQEPPINLSPLSDKDVELYQKIFALQEDGHWSRADRLIKKLENRVLMGHVLYQRYMHPTAYRSTYRELADWMLKYPDLPGAQRIYALATRKNGGNKSRLHKPVPLLAKSFPADKPSLDRAVITTTATATAKTYLDPVADQPSSFRTRAERVEISNLKKRIRRYLRSHKPGHAEKRLWAFERMNLLTSEEFHDLMTDVASGYYFSNQDEKAYALARIASQNLREKASQADWIAGLAAWRLGDCLRAAEHFEKVAYSQVAGDWAASAGAYWAARANLVCRQPEKVRTLLSHAASFHRTFYGLIAARQLGQAPLLNWQQPEFTPHHYESIKNIGSVKRAIALAQIGRTMTADMELSDAWRRTRGDKHAALLGLAAKLGLPGTQLKIGKIEEQKQLTALDSTLYPLPDAEPEGGFTLDRALLFAIMRQESEFNSWARSTVGARGLMQVMPRTASYIARDRSLRYGSRIKLDNPRYNMALGQKYLEAMMSPDYADRNLFKLLTAYNAGPGNLKKWLRRAEFQDDPLLFIESIPVRETRNYIEKVISNYWIYRLRLGQAVPSLDQVASGDWPLYHAQENHKTKRQRHAQR; this is encoded by the coding sequence ATGATCAGAAAGTACCGTATCCTGATCCATTCCTTATGCCCGCTTCTGGCCTTATGCCCGCTTCTGGTGCTGCCGGGCCTTTTTTCATCGTTTGGTTTTGCCGCAGACGATCAACAGGCCACAATCCCCCTTGTCCAGGACGATAAACACCAAGTCCTCACAGGCGAGCCCCAGACAGAACGGGACTGGAGCGTCCACCATGATACTTCCCCCGTCTCATCGCTTGAGACGGCTCCCGCACAAGAGCCCCCCATCAACTTGTCCCCTTTATCTGACAAGGATGTGGAGCTGTATCAGAAGATTTTTGCCTTGCAGGAAGACGGACACTGGTCCCGGGCAGACCGGCTGATTAAAAAACTCGAAAACCGGGTCCTGATGGGGCATGTCCTGTATCAGCGTTACATGCACCCGACAGCCTATCGTTCCACCTATCGGGAACTGGCGGACTGGATGCTGAAATATCCCGACTTGCCCGGCGCCCAGCGGATTTATGCGCTGGCAACCCGAAAGAATGGGGGCAATAAAAGTCGTCTGCATAAACCTGTCCCCCTGTTGGCAAAAAGTTTCCCGGCGGATAAGCCCTCCCTGGACAGGGCCGTGATCACAACTACGGCCACGGCCACGGCAAAAACTTACCTTGACCCTGTGGCTGACCAGCCCTCATCTTTCAGAACCCGGGCGGAACGGGTTGAAATCAGCAATCTGAAAAAACGCATCCGGCGTTATCTGCGCAGCCACAAACCGGGACACGCGGAAAAACGGCTCTGGGCGTTCGAGAGGATGAATCTTCTGACATCCGAAGAATTTCACGACCTGATGACCGATGTTGCCAGCGGTTATTATTTCAGCAATCAGGATGAAAAAGCCTATGCCCTGGCACGTATCGCCTCTCAAAATCTGCGTGAAAAAGCCTCCCAAGCTGATTGGATCGCAGGCTTGGCCGCCTGGCGTTTGGGAGACTGCCTGCGTGCCGCGGAACATTTTGAAAAGGTCGCCTATTCACAAGTGGCCGGGGACTGGGCAGCTTCGGCCGGGGCATATTGGGCCGCCCGCGCCAATCTGGTCTGCCGTCAACCGGAAAAGGTGCGCACGCTTCTCAGCCATGCCGCCAGTTTCCATCGCACCTTCTATGGCCTGATTGCCGCACGGCAACTGGGGCAGGCCCCTCTGCTCAACTGGCAGCAGCCGGAATTCACCCCCCATCATTATGAGAGCATCAAAAACATCGGCAGCGTCAAGCGGGCCATTGCCCTGGCGCAGATTGGCCGGACCATGACGGCGGATATGGAGTTGTCCGATGCCTGGCGCCGGACCAGAGGAGATAAACATGCTGCCCTTCTGGGGCTTGCTGCAAAACTGGGATTGCCCGGCACCCAGCTCAAAATCGGCAAGATCGAAGAACAAAAACAGCTCACGGCCCTTGACAGCACCCTTTATCCCTTGCCGGACGCGGAACCCGAGGGCGGTTTCACCCTGGACCGGGCGCTGCTCTTTGCCATCATGCGCCAGGAATCCGAATTCAACAGTTGGGCCCGCAGCACCGTTGGCGCACGCGGCCTGATGCAGGTGATGCCGCGTACTGCGAGTTATATTGCCCGCGACCGCTCCTTACGCTATGGCAGCCGCATCAAGCTGGACAATCCGCGTTATAACATGGCGTTGGGTCAGAAATATCTGGAAGCCATGATGAGCCCGGACTATGCGGACCGGAACCTTTTTAAACTGCTCACCGCTTATAATGCGGGTCCGGGGAATCTGAAGAAATGGCTGCGCAGGGCCGAATTTCAGGATGACCCCTTGCTGTTTATTGAAAGCATTCCCGTACGCGAAACCCGCAACTATATTGAAAAGGTGATCAGCAATTACTGGATTTACCGCTTGCGGCTGGGACAGGCCGTGCCGTCTCTGGATCAGGTTGCGTCCGGCGACTGGCCCCTGTACCATGCCCAGGAAAATCACAAAACCAAGAGACAGAGACATGCCCAACGTTGA
- a CDS encoding ribonuclease HII, protein MRGQATLFDLAPSGPSYEPEQKIGGIVCGVDEAGRGPLAGPVIAAAVVLDANNIPAGLNDSKKLSPKRREQLYHAIKETAQVGIGQASVEEIDQMNILRATLLAMRRAVENLPCVPGHALIDGTHAPDLICPASCLVKGDSRSFSIAAASIIAKVERDFLMKNLAQKHPEYGWERNSGYGTRQHLEALKLVGPSRFHRKSFAPICNLMTQNSYITD, encoded by the coding sequence ATGCGCGGGCAGGCAACCCTGTTTGATCTGGCGCCTTCAGGCCCCAGTTATGAACCAGAACAAAAAATCGGCGGTATCGTTTGTGGTGTGGACGAAGCAGGACGTGGTCCTTTGGCTGGCCCGGTCATTGCGGCGGCGGTTGTTCTGGATGCAAACAATATCCCGGCTGGGCTCAATGACTCCAAAAAGCTCAGCCCCAAAAGGCGCGAACAACTTTACCATGCGATCAAGGAAACCGCCCAAGTGGGGATCGGGCAAGCCAGCGTGGAGGAAATTGACCAGATGAATATCCTGCGCGCCACTCTTCTGGCCATGCGCCGCGCCGTCGAAAATCTGCCCTGCGTTCCCGGTCACGCGCTTATAGACGGCACCCATGCCCCGGACCTGATTTGCCCTGCGTCGTGCCTCGTCAAAGGAGACAGTCGGTCATTTTCCATCGCCGCCGCCTCCATCATCGCCAAGGTCGAACGAGATTTTTTGATGAAAAATCTGGCCCAAAAACACCCCGAATATGGCTGGGAACGAAACTCAGGATATGGTACCCGGCAGCATCTGGAAGCACTAAAGCTTGTGGGTCCGAGTCGTTTTCACCGTAAAAGCTTCGCCCCAATTTGTAACCTAATGACTCAAAACTCTTACATAACTGACTGA
- a CDS encoding amidohydrolase, producing the protein MIKNKPVFCALPAVISAFLLGGPVFADGSIDALIHQKSLELEPQVIAWRRDIHQHPELSNREFRTAKLVAQHLESLGLEVQTGIAHTGVVGILKGGKPGPVVALRADMDALPVTEKVDLPFASKVTTTYQNKEVGVMHACGHDAHTAILMGVAKLLSEIREDIPGTIKFIFQPAEEGAPAGEEGGAKLMIKEGVLGGKYKPEAIFGLHVFPEELNSIKYRPEGFLAASDELYITVKGAQTHGSMPWRGIDPIIISAQIMTALQTIPSRQLDITKAPSVITIGSVNGGVRGNIIPEVVEMQGTIRTFDTGIRQQLLDHLERTVTHIAQSAGAKADVRIKPYAPVTYNDPALTEMMVPSLKKVVGEDKVSVSDRVMGAEDFAYYQREIPGFYFSLGVRKPGIAPEDAAPNHSPYFYVDEAALKTGVQALSTLALDYLKMKTTQNAE; encoded by the coding sequence ATGATCAAAAACAAACCGGTTTTCTGTGCCTTGCCCGCAGTGATAAGTGCTTTCCTGCTTGGGGGGCCCGTTTTTGCGGACGGCTCCATCGACGCTCTGATCCACCAGAAAAGCCTTGAGCTGGAACCGCAGGTGATTGCCTGGCGGCGCGATATTCATCAGCACCCGGAATTGTCCAACCGGGAATTCCGCACCGCCAAACTCGTTGCCCAACACCTTGAAAGCCTTGGCCTGGAGGTGCAGACAGGGATTGCCCATACAGGTGTGGTGGGGATTCTCAAAGGCGGCAAACCGGGCCCCGTGGTCGCATTGCGAGCGGATATGGATGCGCTGCCGGTGACGGAAAAGGTGGACCTGCCCTTTGCCTCCAAAGTCACCACCACCTATCAGAACAAGGAAGTCGGTGTCATGCATGCCTGTGGACATGATGCCCATACGGCCATTCTGATGGGGGTTGCCAAGCTCCTTTCGGAGATTCGTGAGGATATTCCAGGTACAATTAAATTTATTTTCCAGCCGGCCGAGGAAGGCGCCCCTGCGGGAGAAGAAGGCGGCGCTAAACTGATGATCAAGGAAGGCGTGCTTGGGGGTAAATACAAACCGGAAGCCATTTTCGGTTTACATGTTTTTCCCGAAGAGCTGAACAGCATCAAATACCGCCCTGAAGGGTTCCTGGCGGCTTCCGATGAACTGTATATCACCGTCAAAGGAGCCCAGACACACGGCTCCATGCCCTGGCGGGGAATTGATCCGATCATCATTTCAGCCCAAATCATGACCGCACTTCAAACCATTCCCAGCCGCCAGCTCGACATCACCAAAGCACCGTCTGTCATCACCATCGGCAGCGTCAACGGCGGTGTCCGCGGCAATATTATTCCGGAAGTCGTCGAAATGCAGGGCACGATCCGGACCTTTGATACCGGCATCCGCCAACAGCTTCTTGATCACCTGGAAAGAACCGTTACCCATATCGCCCAGAGCGCCGGTGCCAAGGCAGACGTCCGGATCAAACCTTACGCCCCGGTCACCTATAACGATCCGGCCCTGACGGAAATGATGGTTCCATCTCTGAAAAAGGTGGTCGGAGAAGATAAAGTCAGCGTCAGCGACCGGGTCATGGGCGCCGAAGACTTTGCCTACTATCAACGGGAAATCCCGGGATTTTATTTCTCTCTTGGCGTGCGCAAACCCGGCATAGCACCAGAGGACGCAGCCCCGAACCATTCCCCGTATTTTTACGTCGATGAGGCAGCCCTTAAAACCGGTGTCCAGGCGCTGTCCACACTGGCGCTGGATTATTTGAAAATGAAAACAACACAAAACGCGGAATAA
- a CDS encoding TIGR04283 family arsenosugar biosynthesis glycosyltransferase gives MSWHDGLCRGMIAAMITVVIPTLNAAEDLTRLLSRLTDALVEEVIVADGGSLDETVEIARKHGARVVVTAPGRGGQMAGGAAVARGDWLLFLHADSLLVPGWQAVVRAHQQAAPDRALVFRLGFDDQSWKARFLELVVRWRCRFLALPYGDQGLLISRRLYQALGGFKDMVLMEDVDIARRLGRKRLVFSPHPLMTSARRYQTAGYGRRILRNLFCLSLYFLGVSPQRIRKIYS, from the coding sequence TTGTCTTGGCATGACGGCCTGTGCCGGGGCATGATCGCCGCTATGATCACGGTGGTTATTCCAACTTTGAATGCGGCGGAGGATCTGACGCGGCTGTTGTCGAGGCTCACCGATGCTCTGGTGGAGGAGGTCATTGTTGCCGATGGCGGATCCCTGGATGAGACGGTGGAGATTGCCCGAAAGCATGGCGCACGAGTGGTTGTCACTGCGCCGGGCAGGGGCGGGCAGATGGCTGGCGGGGCGGCGGTCGCACGAGGAGACTGGCTGTTGTTTCTCCATGCGGACAGTCTTCTGGTGCCGGGCTGGCAGGCGGTGGTACGGGCGCACCAACAGGCGGCTCCCGATCGGGCGCTTGTTTTCCGGCTGGGATTTGATGACCAGAGCTGGAAGGCGCGTTTTCTGGAGCTGGTGGTGCGCTGGCGTTGCCGGTTTCTGGCTTTGCCGTATGGTGATCAGGGCCTGCTGATTTCCCGCCGGCTTTATCAGGCACTAGGGGGATTTAAGGATATGGTGTTGATGGAGGATGTAGACATAGCGCGGCGACTGGGTCGGAAAAGGCTGGTCTTTTCGCCCCACCCGCTTATGACTTCCGCCCGGCGTTATCAGACGGCGGGATACGGGCGGCGCATCCTCAGGAATCTTTTTTGCCTCAGCCTCTATTTTCTGGGTGTCTCCCCGCAGCGCATCAGGAAGATTTATTCATGA
- the moaB gene encoding molybdenum cofactor biosynthesis protein B: MPNVDEFIPLNIAILTISDSRTPETDTSGQLLADRIQEAGHNLVARDLVSDDKDALTTRLKSWIDNDEIQVIISTGGTGLTGRDNTPEVFESLYDKPIPGFGELFRMISYKFIGTSTLQSRATGGIANGTYMFALPGSTGACKDGWDNILKEQLDSRHGPCNFVGILPRLKER; encoded by the coding sequence ATGCCCAACGTTGACGAGTTTATTCCCCTGAATATCGCTATCCTCACCATTTCCGACAGCCGGACCCCGGAAACCGACACATCCGGACAGCTTCTGGCCGATCGGATTCAGGAAGCCGGCCACAATCTGGTCGCACGAGATTTGGTTTCAGACGACAAGGACGCGTTGACCACCCGGCTCAAATCTTGGATAGACAATGACGAAATTCAGGTCATCATCTCCACCGGCGGGACCGGACTGACCGGCCGCGACAACACACCCGAGGTCTTCGAATCCCTGTATGACAAACCCATTCCCGGTTTCGGAGAACTGTTCCGCATGATCAGCTATAAATTCATCGGCACCTCGACGCTGCAATCCCGAGCAACGGGTGGCATTGCCAATGGCACCTATATGTTTGCCCTGCCCGGCTCCACCGGTGCCTGCAAGGACGGCTGGGACAATATTCTGAAAGAACAGCTCGACAGCCGTCACGGCCCCTGCAATTTTGTCGGAATTCTGCCCCGGCTCAAGGAAAGATAA
- a CDS encoding MFS domain-containing histidine kinase — MLKAAAEPEKDKDINRLGEFLSPVLEKEFLDYQWPRLVKNFKYFTYTLTGIFVLAILFSLLKKDAYNFQTYFNIGARTLSFIPLFIVMALFMNRRKPERFLLLSFLCILNATGIFLLSIGLFVSDNWVNFAAAFVLITIGYTVYPMTNLHKIIFGTATAIGLQIVNLTRFSPDVEHFFLQSAMLFSANIFGYWQMHNTSVLTRGSFLSLHREKALNKKLAEELSQRKKAEETSRQNEELFRSLFRASMYPLGLIKAGTTDLITANKAFYELFNIPENNQQNPDFLSRIKEADRFLDCLLKTNREEGYVRDTLRIAASENNIRIAETCMISVHINNMRFILVGLSDVTQQKKEEQQLRDLTEEAISANKAKTEFLANMSHELRTPLNAILGFTEIMQQELLGPIGNDQYKAYLKDIHHSGQNLMSMIAEILDISQLEAGNFPLVKDNVRLEELIHSSISLVKENYQDHNIILETQIHDPDLSIHVDVPRLKQVIYNLLSNAYKFSLADDTVRLTTFETDQELCIRIRDEGIGIAPEAMEKIFEPFTQEESSYHRKHHGAGLGLVLSKKLTEAHDGTLELESQLHEGTSVTIKLPRSCIIRDKVAQPLRQKTL, encoded by the coding sequence ATGTTAAAAGCTGCTGCGGAACCAGAAAAAGATAAAGATATTAACCGATTGGGAGAATTCCTCTCACCCGTTTTGGAAAAGGAATTCCTCGATTACCAGTGGCCGCGCCTTGTCAAGAATTTTAAATATTTCACCTATACCCTGACAGGCATATTTGTGCTGGCCATCCTGTTCAGCCTGCTGAAAAAAGACGCCTATAATTTTCAAACCTATTTCAACATTGGCGCCCGCACCTTAAGCTTCATTCCGCTATTCATTGTCATGGCCCTGTTTATGAACAGGAGAAAGCCGGAACGATTCCTGCTGCTTTCGTTTCTATGCATACTCAACGCAACGGGAATTTTCCTGCTGTCCATCGGACTGTTTGTCAGCGACAACTGGGTGAATTTTGCGGCGGCCTTCGTGCTGATTACGATTGGATATACGGTCTACCCCATGACCAATCTTCACAAAATCATTTTTGGCACCGCCACGGCCATCGGATTGCAGATTGTCAATCTCACCCGTTTTTCGCCTGACGTGGAACATTTTTTCCTGCAAAGCGCCATGCTGTTTTCCGCGAATATTTTTGGCTACTGGCAAATGCACAACACCAGTGTCTTGACCCGGGGGTCTTTTTTGAGTCTGCACCGGGAGAAGGCCCTGAACAAAAAACTGGCCGAAGAGTTGAGCCAGCGCAAGAAAGCCGAAGAAACCAGCCGTCAGAATGAAGAATTGTTCCGGTCGCTGTTCCGGGCTTCCATGTATCCCTTGGGCCTGATCAAGGCGGGAACAACCGACCTTATTACCGCAAACAAGGCATTTTACGAACTATTCAATATTCCGGAAAACAATCAGCAGAACCCTGATTTTCTCAGCCGGATCAAAGAAGCCGACAGATTTCTCGACTGTTTGCTAAAAACCAACCGAGAAGAAGGATATGTCAGGGATACGCTCCGGATTGCCGCCTCGGAAAATAATATCAGGATCGCTGAAACCTGCATGATCTCCGTCCACATCAATAATATGCGTTTTATTCTGGTCGGCCTGTCGGATGTAACACAGCAGAAAAAAGAAGAACAGCAACTGCGTGATCTCACGGAAGAAGCCATCAGTGCCAACAAAGCCAAAACAGAATTCCTGGCCAATATGAGCCATGAGCTGCGCACGCCGCTGAATGCCATTCTGGGCTTCACGGAAATCATGCAGCAGGAACTTCTGGGCCCCATAGGCAATGACCAGTATAAAGCTTATCTGAAAGACATTCACCACAGCGGCCAGAACCTGATGAGCATGATCGCCGAAATCCTGGATATTTCCCAACTGGAAGCCGGAAACTTTCCTTTGGTCAAAGACAACGTCCGGCTGGAGGAGCTGATCCACAGTTCCATCAGCCTAGTTAAGGAAAATTATCAAGATCATAATATTATACTGGAAACACAAATCCATGACCCGGATCTGTCGATCCACGTGGACGTGCCGCGCCTGAAACAGGTGATTTACAACCTGTTGAGCAATGCCTACAAATTTTCCCTCGCAGACGATACGGTCAGGCTGACCACATTTGAAACCGATCAGGAGCTTTGTATTCGCATTCGAGATGAAGGTATTGGCATTGCGCCCGAAGCCATGGAAAAGATTTTCGAACCGTTCACTCAGGAAGAAAGCTCCTACCACCGCAAACATCACGGAGCCGGGCTGGGACTGGTTCTATCCAAAAAACTTACAGAAGCCCATGATGGCACCCTGGAGCTGGAAAGTCAGCTTCATGAAGGTACAAGCGTCACCATCAAACTGCCGAGGTCCTGCATTATCCGGGATAAAGTTGCCCAACCACTACGCCAAAAAACTTTATAA
- a CDS encoding site-specific DNA-methyltransferase encodes MNRLPEKSVDMIFADPPYNMQLRGELHRPDNSHVDGVHDEWDKFDNFKSYDEFSRAWLTAARRVLKDTGTLWVIGSYHNIYRVGATLQDLGYWILNDIVWRKTNPMPNFRGTRFTNAHETLLWCNKGEKYTKYTFNYDAMKALNDDIQMRSDWTLPICSGKERLKVNGHKGHSTQKPEALLYRVLLSSTNKGDVVLDPFFGSGTTGAVAKKMGRHFIGLEKEEKYIRLAQDRLAAIDRLEDDVLEVTPAKRAQPRVPFGTLVERGMIQPGTLLYGPKGAGGKQPVAKVRADGTLISENTKGSIHQVGAHVQGAPSCNGWTFWHLQVKEKLVPIDILRQQVRQELH; translated from the coding sequence ATGAACCGGCTGCCGGAAAAGTCCGTTGACATGATTTTCGCCGATCCCCCCTATAATATGCAACTCAGGGGGGAATTGCACCGTCCGGACAATTCCCATGTGGACGGCGTTCACGACGAGTGGGACAAGTTCGATAACTTCAAAAGTTATGACGAGTTTTCCCGCGCCTGGCTGACGGCCGCCCGCCGGGTTCTGAAAGATACCGGTACCCTTTGGGTAATCGGCAGTTATCATAACATTTATCGTGTTGGCGCCACGTTACAGGATCTGGGCTATTGGATCCTGAACGACATTGTCTGGCGTAAAACCAACCCCATGCCCAATTTCCGTGGCACCCGTTTCACCAACGCCCATGAAACCCTGTTGTGGTGTAATAAGGGCGAAAAATACACCAAATACACCTTCAATTATGACGCCATGAAGGCGCTTAATGACGATATACAGATGCGTTCAGACTGGACCCTACCCATCTGTTCCGGCAAGGAACGCCTGAAAGTGAACGGCCACAAGGGGCACTCTACCCAGAAACCCGAAGCGCTTCTGTACCGGGTTCTGCTGTCTTCCACCAACAAGGGAGATGTGGTTCTTGATCCATTTTTCGGATCCGGCACCACCGGCGCCGTGGCCAAAAAGATGGGCCGCCACTTTATCGGCCTGGAAAAAGAGGAAAAATATATCCGTCTGGCCCAGGATCGCCTGGCCGCCATCGACCGGCTGGAAGACGATGTTCTGGAAGTGACCCCGGCCAAGCGCGCCCAACCTCGCGTGCCCTTCGGCACGCTGGTGGAACGCGGCATGATCCAGCCCGGCACCCTGCTCTACGGCCCCAAGGGCGCCGGCGGCAAGCAGCCTGTGGCAAAAGTGCGCGCGGACGGTACGCTGATCAGCGAAAATACCAAAGGCTCCATCCATCAGGTTGGCGCCCACGTTCAGGGCGCCCCCTCCTGCAACGGCTGGACCTTCTGGCATTTGCAGGTTAAGGAAAAGCTGGTGCCCATTGACATTCTCCGACAACAGGTCCGCCAGGAACTTCATTGA
- a CDS encoding PA0069 family radical SAM protein, producing MEKETLAPHTENNWVRPEARRGRGARSADTGRFEKEQRIPLDDGWDSLDQDPEPVKTFLMADKSKKVIAHNTSPDIPFDQTVNPYRGCEHGCIYCYARPTHCYLGFSAGLDFETRLMVKYDAAERLEEELRHRRYHPAVIALGGNTDIYQPIERDLKITRQIIEVLKKFNHPFGVVTKSFLVTRDIDLLGEMASRNLVRVFLSITTLNHRLARRMEPRASTPERRLLAIRKLTEAGIPTGVMVAPVIPSLTDHEMENILAAAQEAGARSAGYVMLRLPHEIKQLFREWLEEEAPNRADRILHLLQSMHGGKDYKAQFGHRMKGAGPYAELIAQRFRKACRRLGLNPQKRDDRLRLDLFRVPLDDGKQMSLF from the coding sequence ATGGAGAAAGAGACACTCGCCCCCCATACGGAAAACAACTGGGTGCGCCCAGAAGCCCGACGCGGCCGTGGCGCGCGCAGCGCCGATACCGGCCGTTTCGAAAAGGAACAGCGTATTCCGCTGGACGACGGCTGGGACAGCTTGGATCAGGACCCGGAACCGGTCAAAACTTTTCTTATGGCTGATAAAAGCAAAAAGGTGATTGCCCATAACACCTCGCCGGATATCCCCTTCGACCAGACAGTCAACCCATATCGGGGGTGCGAACATGGTTGCATCTATTGTTATGCCCGTCCTACCCACTGTTATCTGGGGTTTTCCGCTGGCCTCGATTTTGAAACCCGGCTGATGGTCAAATATGACGCAGCAGAACGATTGGAAGAAGAATTGCGTCACCGCCGGTACCACCCGGCCGTTATTGCGCTTGGCGGCAATACGGATATTTATCAACCCATCGAACGGGACCTGAAAATTACCCGCCAGATCATTGAGGTTCTGAAAAAATTCAATCATCCGTTCGGGGTGGTGACCAAATCCTTTCTGGTCACCCGTGACATCGACCTGTTAGGGGAAATGGCCAGCCGGAATCTGGTGCGGGTGTTTCTTTCCATCACCACGCTGAATCACCGCCTGGCCCGGCGTATGGAGCCCCGGGCCAGCACCCCGGAACGTCGGCTTCTGGCGATCCGCAAACTGACAGAAGCCGGTATTCCCACCGGCGTCATGGTAGCGCCCGTCATCCCCTCACTCACCGATCACGAAATGGAAAATATCCTGGCCGCCGCACAGGAAGCCGGCGCGAGAAGCGCCGGTTATGTGATGCTGCGCCTGCCCCATGAAATCAAACAGCTGTTCCGGGAATGGCTGGAGGAAGAAGCCCCGAACCGGGCGGACCGTATTCTGCATCTGTTGCAGAGCATGCATGGCGGCAAGGACTATAAGGCCCAATTCGGCCACCGGATGAAGGGTGCAGGCCCCTATGCCGAACTTATTGCTCAACGCTTCAGAAAAGCCTGTCGTCGGCTCGGCCTCAACCCCCAGAAACGCGACGACCGATTACGGCTTGACCTGTTCAGGGTCCCACTTGATGACGGAAAACAAATGAGCCTGTTTTAG